Proteins encoded by one window of Rhinolophus ferrumequinum isolate MPI-CBG mRhiFer1 chromosome 13, mRhiFer1_v1.p, whole genome shotgun sequence:
- the LOC117033025 gene encoding reactive oxygen species modulator 1-like yields MPVAVGPYGQSQPSCFDRVKMGFVMGCAVGMAAWALFGTFSCLRIGMRGRELMGGIGKTMMQSGCTFGTFMAIGMGIRC; encoded by the coding sequence ATGCCGGTGGCCGTGGGTCCCTATGGACAGTCCCAGCCTAGCTGCTTCGATCGTGTGAAGATGGGCTTTGTGATGGGTTGCGCCGTGGGCATGGCGGCCTGGGCGCTCTTCGGCACCTTTTCCTGTCTCAGGATCGGAATGCGGGGTCGGGAGCTGATGGGCGGCATCGGGAAAACCATGATGCAGAGTGGCTGCACCTTTGGCACATTCATGGCTATTGGGATGGGCATCCGATGCTAA